Proteins from a genomic interval of Euleptes europaea isolate rEulEur1 chromosome 18, rEulEur1.hap1, whole genome shotgun sequence:
- the LOC130490094 gene encoding olfactory receptor 6N1-like has translation MLSENQTSIHELILVGFSNTPEVQIFLLILFLLAYVLTIAGNIMIITIVQLYQQLHTPMYLFLSHLALIEIGHMTNTIPKMLVDFLKEKKVISIVGCFTQLYFNLFLGLTENFLLVLMAYDRYLAICKPLKYITLMNARVCRNLSLGCWVGGLLAPLFPVIMLCKLPFCGPNIINHFFCDLAPVLTLPCGNKSFTELSFFMCISSMVLGCFSLIVVSYVNIIVTILRMPSAGGRQKAFSTCSAHLIVVSIYYGSVMYMYVRPSVRDIRDSDKVVSVFYCVVTPFLNPFIYSLRNKKVHEAFKLMIAKKRAII, from the coding sequence ATGCTATCAGAAAACCAAACTTCTATACATGAATTAATTCTCGTGGGTTTCTCTAACACTCCAGAAGTCCAGATTTTTCTCCTCATACTCTTCCTGCTGGCCTACGTTCTGACCATAGCTGGAAACATTATGATCATCACTATTGTCCAGCTCTACCAGCAGCTCCACACTCCCATGTACTTATTCCTCAGCCACTTGGCCTTGATTGAGATTGGACATATGACCAACACCATTCCCAAAATGCTTGTGGACTTCTTAAAAGAGAAAAAGGTTATCAGCATTGTGGGTTGCTTCACACAGCTTTACTTCAACCTCTTCCTGGGATTGACCGAGAACTTCCTGCTGGTACTCATGGCTTATGACCGCTACTTAGCCATATGCAAACCTCTAAAATACATCACTCTAATGAATGCTAGAGTTTGCAGAAATTTGTCTCTTGGGTGTTGGGTTGGAGGGTTGCTTGCACCCTTATTTCCCGTGATTATGCTCTgtaagctgccattttgtggaccCAATATAATcaaccatttcttctgtgatCTAGCTCCAGTGCTGACTCTTCCATGTGGGAACAAGTCATTCACTGAATTGTCCTTCTTTATGTGCATTTCTTCAATGGTGTTAGGTTGCTTCTCCTTAATAGTGGTGTCTTATGTTAACATCATTGTTACCATATTGAGGATGCCGTCTGCCGGAGGAAGGCAAAAAGCATTTTCCACTTGTAGTGCCCATCTCATTGTTGTATCCATATACTACGGCTCAGTCATGTATATGTATGTTAGGCCTTCAGTGAGGGACATCCGTGATTCAGACAAGGTTGTGTCTGTCTTTTATTGTGTGGTGACACCATTTCTGAACCCTTTCATCTACAGCTTGAGGAACAAAAAAGTTCACGAAGCATTCAAATTAATGATTGCTAAGAAAAGAGCTATTATCTAA
- the LOC130489407 gene encoding olfactory receptor 11L1, translated as MANYSTVSEFQLLGFQSLPGWQTLLFIMFLVIYILTITGNVVIISVVKLEPGLHSPMYAFLQNLSFLEIWYTTTIVPKMLSSLVIESKTISFTGCMIQLYCFVFFGATECFLLAVMAYDRYLAICDPLHYTVAMNTQFCCCLAVGSWVVGLFTGLLPSLMISRLSFCRSNRINHFFCDIPPLLKLSCSDTSITEITIFVLSILVLFTCFLLTLVSYAFIIMTILKIPSASGRRKTFSTCGSHLAVVVIYYGTMISMYVRPSASLSSELNKVVSIFYTVVTPLLNPVIYSLRNKDFKESLQKLLKRKCAL; from the coding sequence ATGGCTAACTACAGCACTGTATCTGAATTCCAACTTCTGGGGTTCCAGAGCCTTCCAGGATGGCAGACTCTACTTTTCATTATGTTCTTAGTTATTTACATCTTAACCATCACAGGAAATGTGGTCATCATTTCAGTGGTCAAACTGGAGCCAGGTCTTCATTCTCCTATGTATGCTTTCCTCCAAAACCTTTCTTTTCTAGAGATCTGGTATACCACCACTATAGTGCCCAAGATGCTCAGCAGTCTGGTCATAGAGAGTAAGACCATCTCCTTCACTGGGTGCATGATCCAACTCTACTGCTTTGTCTTCTTTGGGGCGACAGAATGCTTCCTCCTGGCAGTGATGGCATATGACCGGTATCTGGCAATCTGTGACCCACTGCATTATACAGTAGCTATGAACACGCAGTTCTGCTGTTGTTTAGCAGTAGGGTCTTGGGTGGTTGGTCTCTTCACAGGACTGCTGCCATCCCTGATGATCTCCAGACTCAGTTTCTGCAGATCCAACAGAATCAATCACTTCTTTTGTGACATCCCGCCTTTGCTGAAACTCTCCTGTTCTGACACTTCCATCACAGAGATAACTATATTTGTGCTCTCAATATTGGTCCTTTTCACTTGCTTCTTGCTTACCTTGGTGTCTTACGCTTTCATTATCATGACAATCCTGAAAATCCCCTCTGCTTCTGGGAGGAGAAAGACTTTCTCCACTTGCGGTTCTCATCTGGCTGTGGTGGTAATATATTATGGCACCATGATCTCTATGTATGTTCGGCCCAGTGCTAGCCTCTCCTCAGAGCTGAATAAAGTGGTCTCCATATTTTACACTGTAGTAACACCGCTTCTCAATCCTGTCATTTATAGCCTGAGGAACAAGGACTTCAAGGAAAGCTTGCAGAAACTGCTCAAAAGGAAATGTGCCCTGTAG
- the LOC130490002 gene encoding olfactory receptor 5V1-like, whose translation MEAQNETELTEFIILGFKSLKKVRLFFFTGFFIIYLFTMMWNAFIITVSIVDQKLRTPMYFFLGNLSFLDMCYTSTTMPQMLAHLLSERNTISYMGCVLQVYFFFSFVGTECLLLAVMAFDRYVAICNPLRYTLIIGKGICLQLATACWAGGFLNSVVHTTFAFQLPFCGDNRIDAFYCDIPPLLKLSCGDTSFNQILLLSIGLFIAWTPLVCILLSYTYIFSTVLKIQSSAGRQKAFSTCSSHITVVLLYYGSSIFTYLTSNSSHTSSHARLIPVIYSVLTPLLNPIIYTLRNKDVKNAWKSMIRKM comes from the coding sequence ATGGAGGCACAAAATGAAACTGAATTGACTGAATTCATCATACTGGGATTTAAAAGTCTCAAGAAAGTGCGTCTTTTTTTCTTCACTGGATTCTTCATCATTTATCTATTCACCATGATGTGGAATGCCTTCATCATCACCGTGTCAATTGTGGACCAAAAGCTGAGAacccccatgtatttcttccttgGTAATCTCTCCTTTCTTGACATGTGCTACACCTCTACCACAATGCCCCAGATGTTGGCTCACCTTCTCTCTGAAAGGAACACGATCTCCTACATGGGCTGTGTACTTCAAGtatattttttcttctctttcgtGGGTACAGAATGCCTCCTTCTGGCAGTCATGGCCTTTGACCGCTATGTTGCCATATGCAACCCTTTGCGCTACACATTGATTATTGGCAAAGGCATTTGTCTCCAGCTAGCCACAGCCTGCTGGGCTGGGGGTTTCCTCAACTCAGTGGTGCATACCACATTTGCCTTCCAGCTACCTTTTTGTGGGGACAACCGCATTGATGCTTTCTATTGTGACATCCCACCTCTTCTGAAACTATCATGCGGAGACACTTCCTTCAACCAAATTCTGTTGTTGTCCATAGGCCTCTTCATAGCTTGGACCCCATTAGTTTGTATCCTTTTATCATATACTTACATCTTTTCAACTGTCTTGAAAATACAGTCATCAGCAGGAAGACAGAAGGCATTCTCCACCTGCTCATCCCATATCACAGTAGTTCTTTTGTATTATGGCAGTTCCATCTTCACCTATTTAACTTCTAATAGTAGTCATACCTCCAGTCATGCCAGGCTCATTCCAGTGATATACAGTGTACTGACCCCACTTTTAAATCCTATTATTTATACGTTGCGCAACAAAGATGTCAAGAATGCCTGGAAAAGCATGATTAGAAAAATGTGA
- the LOC130490658 gene encoding olfactory receptor 5V1-like: protein MEAQNETDLAEFIILGFKSLQEVRLLLFTGFFIIYLFTMLWNAFIITMAIVNQKLRTPMYFFLGNLSFLDMCYTSTTIPQMLAHLLSERNTISYMGCVLQVYFFFSFVGTECLLLAVMAFDRYVAICNPLRYTLIIGKGICLQLATACWAGGFLNSVVHTTFAFQLPFCGDNHIDAFYCDISPLLKLSCGDTSFNQILLLSIGLFIAWTPLVCILLSYTYIFSTVLKIQSSAGRQKAFSTCSSHITVVLLYYGSALFTYSTTNNSHTSSQKGLSPVIYSVLTPLLNPIIYTLRNKDVKNAWKSLIRKM from the exons ATGGAGGCACAAAATGAAACGGACTTGGCTGAGTTCATCATACTGGGATTTAAAAGTCTCCAGGAAGTGCGTCTTTTGCTCTTCACTGGATTCTTCATCATTTATCTTTTCACCATGCTGTGGAATGCCTTCATCATCACTATGGCAATTGTAAACCAAAAGCTGAGAacccccatgtatttcttccttgGTAATCTCTCCTTTCTTGACATGTGCTACACCTCTACCACAATCCCCCAAATGTTGGCTCATCTTCTTTCTGAAAGGAACACGATCTCCTACATGGGCTGTGTACTTCAAGtatattttttcttctcttttgtgGGTACAGAATGCCTCCTTCTGGCAGTCATGGCCTTTGACCGCTATGTTGCCATATGCAACCCTTTGCGCTACACATTGATTATTGGCAAAGGTATTTGTCTCCAGCTAGCCACAGCCTGCTGGGCTGGGGGTTTCCTCAACTCAGTGGTGCATACCACATTTGCCTTCCAGCTGCCTTTTTGTGGGGACAACCACATTGATGCTTTCTACTGTGACATCTCACCGCTGCTAAAGCTATCATGCGGAGACACTTCCTTCAACCAAATTCTGTTGTTGTCCATAGGCCTCTTCATAGCTTGGACCCCATTAGTTTGTATCCTTTTATCATATACTTACATCTTTTCAACTGTCTTGAAGATACAGTCATCAGCAGGAAGGCAGAAGGCATTCTCCACCTGCTCCTCCCATATCACAGTAGTTCTTTTGTATTATGGCAGTGCCCTCTTTACATACTCAACTACTAATAACAGTCATAcctctagtcaaaaagg GCTCAGTCCAGTGATATACAGTGTCTTGACCCCACTGTTAAATCCTATTATCTATACCTTGCGCAACAAAGATGTCAAAAATGCCTGGAAAAGCTTGATTAGAAAAATGTGA
- the LOC130490659 gene encoding olfactory receptor-like protein OLF3, with amino-acid sequence MGQYNQTSTKQFIFLGFSKERSTNLCLFAVFFSMYLVTLAGNTLIITVIRIDSRLSTPMYFFLSNLSFLDICYTTSVVPQLLVHFLTSHKIISFNRCMAQLYISLSLGGIEFILLAAMAYDRYVAVCHPLHYMTIMSKRVCVQIAMMCWMGGFLNALVQTVFTMHLHFCSFSTINHFACELLAVIKVACSDTFVNEIVIVVAGVIVLLIPCVVVMLSYVYIINTILRIHSSEGRHRAFSTCTSHLTVVTLCYGTAIFAYMSPKANTSPNQDKMVSIFYAVVTPMLNPIIYSLRNKEVKGALAKAMGKSTL; translated from the coding sequence ATGGGACAGTACAATCAAACAAGCACCAAACAGTTTATTTTCCTGGGATTCTCCAAAGAACGAAGCACCAACCTATGCCTCTTTGCAGTGTTCTTCTCCATGTACCTGGTCACTCTGGCAGGCAACACGCTCATCATCACAGTCATTCGTATCGACTCACGGCTCAGCAcacccatgtatttcttcctgaGCAATCTCTCTTTCCTGGACATCTGCTATACAACCAGTGTGGTGCCCCAATTGCTGGTGCACTTTTTGACCAGTCACAAAATTATCTCTTTCAATCGTTGCATGGCTCAGCTCTACATCTCGCTGTCCCTGGGTGGTATTGAGTTTATCCTGTTAGCGGCCATGGCCTATGACAGATATGTGGCAGTCTGCCACCCTTTGCATTACATGACTATAATGAGCAAGAGGGTCTGCGTGCAAATAGCCATGATGTGCTGGATGGGTGGTTTCCTCAATGCTTTGGTGCAGACAGTGTTCACCATGCACCTTCATTTCTGCAGTTTCAGCACCATCAATCACTTTGCCTGTGAACTGCTTGCTGTTATCAAGGTAGCCTGTTCAGACACGTTTGTCAATGAGATTGTGATTGTGGTGGCAGGTGTCATTGTGCTGCTTATCCCATGTGTCGTGGTGATGCTCTCCTATGTGTACATTATCAACACCATTCTGCGCATCCACTCCTCAGAAGGCCGACATCGAGCCTTCTCCACGTGCACCTCTCACCTGACTGTGGTCACCCTCTGCTATGGCACAGCCATCTTTGCATACATGAGTCCTAAAGCCAACACTTCACCCAACCAGGACAAGATGGTTTCTATTTTTTATGCAGTGGTGACACCCATGCTCAACCCTATCATCTACAGCCTAAGGAACAAGGAAGTAAAAGGAGCTCTGGCTAAAGCTATGGGGAAAAGTACACTCTGA